From a region of the Actinomadura luzonensis genome:
- a CDS encoding alpha/beta hydrolase, with protein MEHVTFNSLGTRCAGDLYLPETNEPVPGLVLGHSGVMVKEALAFFAPYFVKAGFAVLAIDYRTVGSSEGEPRGLDYPERQVEDFRSAVSYLQSRPEVQPERIGVWGVSIGGSVAAQAAVLDRRIKCVVVQSPSVWNGWRYLERLLGRAGVHELRERLQQDWQRRYEGGQSARVPHLTLEGDSVKDTPDMSTRLFPTYRNEKTLDSAEHLLTFAPEDLIHRLAPTPLLMIANGGWDPYHMLEEAQSAFAKAGEPKRLAVLPYDVLGLYTGPGLEEATALAIDWFDLYLRRTRLADITPAPTYESVAAMTQ; from the coding sequence ATGGAACACGTGACCTTCAACAGCCTCGGCACCCGCTGCGCGGGCGACCTCTACCTGCCCGAGACGAACGAGCCGGTCCCCGGGCTGGTGCTCGGGCACAGCGGGGTGATGGTCAAGGAGGCGCTGGCGTTCTTCGCGCCGTACTTCGTCAAGGCCGGCTTCGCGGTGCTGGCCATCGACTACCGCACGGTCGGCTCCAGCGAAGGCGAGCCGCGCGGCCTGGACTATCCGGAGCGGCAGGTGGAGGACTTCCGCAGCGCCGTGTCCTACCTGCAGAGCCGTCCCGAGGTGCAGCCGGAGCGGATCGGGGTGTGGGGGGTGAGCATCGGCGGCTCGGTCGCGGCCCAGGCCGCCGTGCTCGACCGGCGCATCAAGTGCGTCGTCGTGCAGAGCCCCAGCGTGTGGAACGGCTGGCGGTACCTGGAGCGCCTGCTCGGCCGCGCCGGCGTCCACGAGCTGCGCGAGCGGCTGCAGCAGGACTGGCAGCGGCGCTACGAGGGCGGGCAGAGCGCCCGTGTGCCGCACCTGACGCTGGAGGGCGACAGCGTCAAGGACACCCCGGACATGTCGACCCGTCTGTTCCCCACCTACCGCAACGAGAAGACCCTCGACTCGGCCGAGCACCTGCTCACCTTCGCGCCGGAGGACCTCATCCACCGGCTCGCGCCGACGCCGCTGCTGATGATCGCCAACGGCGGCTGGGACCCGTACCACATGCTCGAGGAGGCGCAGAGCGCCTTCGCCAAGGCGGGCGAGCCCAAGCGGCTCGCGGTGCTGCCCTACGACGTGCTCGGCCTCTACACCGGCCCGGGACTGGAGGAGGCGACGGCGCTCGCGATCGACTGGTTCGACCTCTACCTGCGCAGGACCCGGCTCGCCGACATCACCCCGGCACCCACGTACGAGTCGGTGGCCGCCATGACACAGTGA
- a CDS encoding FAD-dependent monooxygenase, with translation MSGIRVLVAGASIAGPALAHWLRRRGAEVTVVERAPGLRPGGQAVDARGVAKEVIRRMGLDAPVRAARTDTAGAYIVDADGNVLETHRADDHGGDGFIADIEILRGDLSRVLYDDTRDGVEYVFGDRIAELSQDADGVDVVFAGGDRRRFDLVIGADGLHSQLRAMVFGPHERFIRHLGLVLAFYSVPNEFGVDRWMIDHQEAGRSAGLRPVPDATRAMAMFSFPAADFDVDHRDVEAQKRLLRERMDGFGWLTQRILAHVDDTPDFYLDQVAQVVMDRWSSGRVGLLGDAAFSASPMSGAGTGLALVGAYLLAGELAAAGWDPEAGFAGYEARMRSYVEANQEIGRLHVHSLGVPGPDAGPGPDFAGEWFAELIERAINGAELPDYAGVPDSGASAGLPISS, from the coding sequence ATGAGCGGCATCAGAGTGCTGGTGGCGGGGGCGAGCATCGCGGGGCCGGCGCTGGCCCACTGGCTGCGCCGGCGGGGGGCCGAGGTGACCGTGGTGGAGCGCGCCCCCGGGCTGCGCCCCGGCGGGCAGGCGGTGGACGCGCGCGGGGTGGCCAAGGAGGTCATCCGGCGGATGGGGCTGGACGCGCCGGTGCGCGCGGCCCGCACCGACACCGCGGGCGCGTACATCGTGGACGCCGACGGGAACGTGCTGGAGACCCACCGCGCGGACGACCACGGCGGCGACGGGTTCATCGCCGACATCGAGATCCTGCGCGGGGACCTGTCCCGGGTGCTCTACGACGACACCCGGGACGGTGTCGAGTACGTCTTCGGCGACCGGATCGCCGAGCTCAGCCAGGACGCGGACGGCGTCGACGTGGTGTTCGCCGGCGGCGACCGGCGGCGCTTCGACCTGGTGATCGGGGCCGACGGGCTGCACTCGCAGCTACGCGCGATGGTCTTCGGGCCGCACGAGCGGTTCATCCGCCATCTCGGGCTCGTGCTGGCCTTCTACAGCGTGCCCAACGAGTTCGGCGTGGACCGCTGGATGATCGACCACCAGGAGGCCGGCCGGTCCGCCGGCCTGCGGCCCGTCCCGGACGCGACCCGGGCGATGGCCATGTTCTCCTTCCCCGCGGCCGACTTCGACGTCGACCACCGCGACGTCGAGGCGCAGAAGCGCCTGCTGCGCGAGCGGATGGACGGCTTCGGCTGGTTGACGCAGCGCATCCTCGCGCACGTGGACGACACCCCGGACTTCTATCTGGACCAGGTCGCTCAGGTGGTGATGGACCGCTGGTCGAGCGGGCGGGTGGGGCTGCTCGGGGACGCGGCGTTCAGCGCGTCCCCGATGTCGGGGGCGGGCACCGGGCTGGCCCTGGTCGGCGCCTACCTGCTGGCCGGAGAGCTGGCGGCCGCCGGGTGGGACCCGGAGGCCGGGTTCGCCGGCTACGAGGCCCGGATGCGCTCGTACGTGGAGGCCAACCAGGAGATCGGCCGGCTGCACGTCCACAGCCTCGGGGTGCCGGGGCCGGACGCCGGGCCGGGCCCCGATTTCGCCGGCGAATGGTTCGCCGAGCTGATCGAGCGCGCGATCAACGGCGCCGAGCTGCCCGACTACGCGGGGGTGCCGGACTCCGGGGCCTCGGCCGGGCTGCCGATCAGCTCGTAG
- a CDS encoding MarR family winged helix-turn-helix transcriptional regulator: MASASDDELVETLIGVFMEIDGLFSMASRRLGLTPQQAQLLCFAHRLQPSFGELATLLHCDKTNITGLVDRLQRRGLLTRQPDPDDRRVTRVHLTPEGETVTGQFQQAIDTALAARFSSWPSTQRDSLVHLLRSATTALRP; encoded by the coding sequence ATGGCCTCCGCATCCGATGACGAGCTCGTGGAAACGCTGATCGGCGTCTTCATGGAGATCGACGGCCTGTTCAGCATGGCGAGCCGCCGGCTGGGCCTGACCCCGCAGCAAGCGCAGCTGCTGTGTTTCGCCCACCGGCTGCAGCCGTCCTTCGGCGAGCTCGCGACCCTGCTGCACTGCGACAAGACCAACATCACCGGCCTGGTCGACCGGCTTCAGCGACGCGGCCTGCTCACCCGTCAACCCGACCCCGACGACCGCCGGGTGACGCGCGTCCACCTCACCCCTGAGGGCGAGACGGTCACCGGCCAGTTCCAGCAGGCCATCGACACCGCCCTGGCCGCCCGCTTCAGCTCCTGGCCCAGCACCCAACGCGACAGCCTCGTCCACCTGCTCCGGTCCGCCACCACAGCACTACGTCCCTGA
- a CDS encoding GbsR/MarR family transcriptional regulator — protein sequence MSTEEQLDRQIRWVERVAAFCVEEWGLPPITGRILGWLMICDPAEQSAGQIADVIQASRASLTSNMRFLTAIGLVKKVRRPGDRVSYYRIEDDAWQKVIQRKLQSLSAFGEIADEGLDLVGGEGHRTERIKAAHDSLTWLQNLAARHPLHR from the coding sequence ATGAGCACCGAGGAACAGCTGGACCGCCAGATCCGCTGGGTGGAACGGGTGGCCGCCTTCTGCGTCGAGGAGTGGGGGCTGCCGCCCATCACCGGGCGCATCCTCGGCTGGCTCATGATCTGCGACCCCGCCGAGCAGTCCGCCGGTCAGATCGCGGACGTCATCCAGGCCAGCCGGGCCTCGCTCACCTCCAACATGCGCTTCCTCACGGCCATCGGCCTGGTCAAGAAGGTGAGAAGGCCCGGCGACCGCGTCTCCTACTACCGCATCGAGGACGACGCCTGGCAGAAGGTCATCCAGCGCAAGCTCCAGAGCCTGAGCGCGTTCGGCGAGATCGCCGACGAGGGGCTCGACCTCGTCGGCGGCGAGGGGCACCGCACCGAGCGCATCAAGGCCGCCCACGACTCCCTGACCTGGCTGCAGAACCTCGCGGCCCGTCATCCGCTACACCGTTAA
- a CDS encoding SDR family oxidoreductase, which produces MTGKTVLITGATSGIGAHTARLLLDRGHRVAVTGRDETRLKSFLDESGHPDRLLGIVADAADWPATRAAVTRTVARFGALHAAVANAGFIPADHPRTIADGDPELWAPMVLTNVLGPALLANAALPHLEATGGRLVLIGSVAGLKNSPANLYSATKWAVTGMAENLRMYATGRGVGVTLVNPGMTDTAFWRGGVPPFALSPEPVAEAVCFALGQPAGVDLNTLTIRPVGQPA; this is translated from the coding sequence ATGACCGGCAAGACCGTACTGATCACCGGCGCGACCAGCGGCATCGGCGCGCACACCGCACGACTGCTGCTCGACCGCGGCCACCGCGTGGCCGTCACCGGCCGCGACGAGACCAGGCTGAAGTCCTTCCTCGACGAGAGCGGCCACCCCGACCGGCTGCTCGGCATCGTCGCCGACGCCGCCGACTGGCCGGCCACCCGGGCCGCGGTGACCCGCACCGTGGCCCGCTTCGGCGCCCTGCACGCCGCGGTGGCCAACGCCGGCTTCATCCCCGCCGACCATCCGCGCACCATCGCCGACGGCGACCCGGAGCTGTGGGCGCCGATGGTCCTCACCAACGTCCTCGGCCCCGCCCTGCTGGCCAACGCCGCCCTGCCGCACCTGGAGGCCACGGGCGGGCGGCTGGTGCTCATCGGCAGCGTCGCCGGCCTGAAGAACAGCCCCGCCAACCTCTACTCCGCCACCAAGTGGGCCGTCACCGGCATGGCCGAGAACCTGCGGATGTACGCCACCGGCCGCGGCGTCGGCGTCACCCTCGTCAACCCCGGCATGACCGACACCGCCTTCTGGCGAGGCGGCGTCCCGCCCTTCGCCCTGTCGCCCGAGCCGGTCGCCGAGGCCGTCTGCTTCGCCCTCGGCCAGCCGGCCGGCGTCGACCTCAACACCCTGACCATCCGGCCGGTCGGCCAGCCCGCCTGA
- a CDS encoding sensor histidine kinase, which translates to MSVERRWRMWRQHVWEVLRPEEARVRPSRRALVADLVLALLLTVLAVAAVADLHDASAEGRQGPAAVSLRLRPDPPARPVSPAPPAPPGPRARSEQGPPPPLVILTALPLAVRRRYPLAVFWTVVLAALATHEAATWITVLAGAVAAYGALAYSRHRPAAAGGLAAAAVLTGVVFQDVVPALPSWLGPVVVLAGAGGLAVAVRFWQGRLRAGRDRLDALQRAQAQATRAAVDEERARIAAELHDIVTHNVSVMVIQAGAARKVMDAEPAESKQALLAIEAGGRAAMSELRHVMGLLATENEAIKNGALRDEATQNRPPDTQDALAPQPGLDQLDALVTRVRAAGIPVDVELSLPPDPLPAGIDLAAYRVVQEALTNTIKHAAGAAASVSIRHEDDRLEIEVTDTGGTRRGPSHPGGRGLIGLRERLAVYGGTLNAGHTPAGGYRILARVPWRAS; encoded by the coding sequence ATGAGCGTGGAACGAAGGTGGCGGATGTGGCGGCAGCACGTGTGGGAGGTGTTGCGCCCGGAGGAGGCGCGCGTCCGGCCGTCACGCCGGGCGCTGGTGGCCGACCTGGTGCTCGCGCTGCTGCTGACCGTGCTCGCGGTGGCCGCGGTGGCCGATCTGCACGACGCCTCCGCCGAGGGGCGGCAAGGGCCGGCGGCCGTGTCCCTGCGGCTGCGTCCCGATCCGCCCGCCCGGCCGGTGAGCCCGGCCCCGCCGGCCCCGCCGGGCCCGCGGGCCCGCTCGGAGCAGGGTCCGCCCCCGCCGCTGGTGATCCTGACCGCGTTGCCGCTCGCGGTGCGGCGCCGGTACCCGCTGGCCGTCTTCTGGACGGTCGTGCTCGCCGCGCTGGCCACCCACGAGGCCGCGACGTGGATCACCGTGCTCGCCGGCGCCGTCGCCGCCTACGGCGCGCTCGCCTACAGCCGTCACCGGCCGGCGGCGGCGGGAGGGCTGGCGGCGGCGGCCGTGCTGACCGGCGTGGTCTTCCAGGACGTCGTCCCCGCGCTGCCGTCCTGGCTGGGCCCTGTCGTCGTGCTGGCGGGGGCGGGCGGGCTGGCGGTGGCCGTCCGCTTCTGGCAGGGGCGGCTGCGGGCCGGCCGGGATCGCCTGGACGCGCTCCAGCGGGCCCAGGCGCAGGCCACCCGCGCGGCCGTGGACGAGGAGCGCGCCAGGATCGCCGCCGAGCTGCACGACATCGTGACCCACAACGTGAGCGTGATGGTGATCCAGGCCGGGGCGGCGCGCAAGGTCATGGACGCCGAGCCCGCGGAGTCGAAGCAGGCGCTGCTCGCGATCGAGGCGGGCGGCCGGGCGGCCATGTCCGAGCTCCGTCACGTCATGGGCCTGCTGGCCACGGAGAACGAGGCCATCAAGAACGGCGCCCTCCGGGATGAGGCCACGCAGAACAGGCCGCCCGATACGCAGGACGCGCTCGCGCCGCAGCCTGGGCTCGATCAGCTCGACGCGCTGGTCACCCGGGTCCGGGCCGCCGGGATCCCGGTCGACGTCGAGCTGTCGCTGCCGCCCGACCCGTTGCCCGCCGGGATCGATCTGGCCGCCTACCGCGTGGTCCAGGAGGCCCTGACGAACACGATCAAGCACGCGGCGGGCGCGGCGGCGTCCGTCTCGATCCGCCACGAGGACGACCGGCTGGAGATCGAGGTCACCGACACCGGCGGCACACGGCGCGGCCCGTCGCACCCAGGCGGGCGCGGGCTGATCGGGCTGCGCGAACGGCTGGCCGTCTACGGCGGCACCCTGAACGCGGGACACACCCCCGCGGGAGGGTACCGGATCTTGGCCCGGGTACCGTGGCGAGCCTCATGA
- a CDS encoding helix-turn-helix transcriptional regulator — protein sequence MDHRPDNRAQIRDFLATRRAKLTPAQVGLPTSGRRRVPGLRREEVAVLAGVSTEWYTRLEKGHIGGVSEEVLDAVAQALRLDQDERTYLFGLARAARRAPSRRRDVEVPPSVQWLLDSMTMSAAFVRNGRQDIVTSNALARALLAPVFDSPVTTGHGRANLARYVFLDPDSRRFFVDWDEAAVVSAALLRAEAGRDPHDRALRDLVGELSTLSTGFRGQWAAHDVRISHVGSKRLWHPQVGDLELTYRSLDLPVSVRTVYGLTIYTAEPGSTSEERLKLLSSLAAPQPAG from the coding sequence ATGGACCACCGGCCCGACAACCGCGCCCAGATCCGCGACTTCCTCGCCACCCGGCGCGCCAAGCTCACCCCGGCGCAGGTCGGGCTGCCCACCAGCGGCCGGCGCCGGGTCCCCGGGCTGCGCCGCGAAGAGGTCGCGGTGCTGGCCGGGGTGAGCACCGAGTGGTACACGCGGCTGGAGAAGGGCCACATCGGCGGCGTGTCGGAAGAGGTGCTCGACGCGGTGGCCCAGGCCCTTCGCCTGGACCAGGACGAGCGCACCTACCTGTTCGGCCTGGCCCGCGCCGCCCGCCGGGCGCCTTCGCGCCGCAGGGACGTCGAGGTGCCGCCGTCGGTCCAGTGGCTGCTGGACTCCATGACGATGTCGGCGGCGTTCGTCCGCAACGGCCGCCAGGACATCGTCACCTCCAACGCGCTGGCCCGGGCCCTGCTCGCGCCGGTCTTCGACAGCCCCGTCACCACGGGGCACGGCCGCGCCAACCTCGCCCGCTACGTCTTCCTCGACCCGGACTCGCGGCGGTTCTTCGTCGACTGGGACGAGGCCGCCGTCGTCAGCGCCGCGCTGCTGCGCGCCGAGGCCGGACGCGACCCCCACGACCGGGCCCTGCGCGACCTCGTCGGTGAGCTGTCCACGCTCAGCACCGGCTTCCGCGGCCAGTGGGCCGCCCACGACGTGCGTATCAGCCATGTCGGCAGCAAACGGCTGTGGCATCCGCAGGTCGGCGACCTGGAGCTGACCTACCGGTCTCTCGACCTGCCCGTCTCCGTACGGACGGTGTACGGCCTCACCATCTACACCGCCGAGCCGGGCAGCACCTCCGAAGAACGGCTCAAGCTCCTGTCCAGCCTGGCGGCCCCCCAGCCGGCCGGGTGA
- a CDS encoding alpha/beta hydrolase family protein, which produces MHLARTTVLALAGLLTLTAPTPAAAAPAAAPRLPAPTGSHAVGVTSLHLTDASRHDPWVPAATSRELMISLWYPAAGTRGRQQAPYVTPKESELLVKDAELPVAPDTLSKVRTNAFTDAVPAGRKRGLPLVVLSPGLGSPRSSLTSLAEDLASRGNVVVGIDHTYESVATAFPDGRVATCVACGNKDADFGEQVVRSRAADVSFVLDQLTGAKPKWRGAALIDRSRIGMAGQSVGGASSIAAMVRDKRIRAGANLDGTTFAPIPEGGLARPFLFMGSPAMHSPGGKDGSWGRDWKQLTGWKRWLVVTGAEHASFTDVPLLAEQLGIDLGFAMTGARSVEITRTYVAAFFARHLTGKPQPLLDKPSARYPEVTFGG; this is translated from the coding sequence ATGCATCTTGCGAGAACGACGGTCCTCGCCCTGGCCGGGCTGCTCACCCTCACCGCGCCCACTCCCGCCGCCGCGGCGCCGGCGGCGGCGCCGCGGCTGCCCGCGCCGACGGGCTCCCACGCGGTCGGCGTCACCTCCCTCCACCTGACGGACGCCTCCCGGCATGACCCATGGGTCCCGGCGGCGACGTCGAGGGAGTTGATGATCTCCCTGTGGTATCCGGCGGCCGGGACGCGAGGCAGGCAACAGGCCCCCTACGTGACGCCGAAGGAGTCCGAGCTGCTGGTCAAGGACGCGGAGCTGCCCGTCGCGCCCGACACGTTGAGCAAGGTGCGGACCAACGCCTTCACCGACGCCGTGCCCGCGGGCCGCAAGCGCGGCCTGCCCCTGGTGGTGCTCTCCCCCGGCCTCGGCTCCCCGCGCAGCTCACTCACCAGCCTGGCCGAGGATCTGGCCAGCAGGGGCAACGTCGTGGTCGGGATCGACCACACCTACGAGAGCGTCGCCACCGCCTTCCCCGACGGGCGGGTCGCCACGTGCGTCGCCTGCGGGAACAAGGACGCGGACTTCGGTGAGCAGGTGGTCCGCAGCCGCGCGGCGGACGTCTCCTTCGTCCTCGACCAGCTCACCGGCGCGAAGCCGAAGTGGCGGGGAGCCGCGCTGATCGACCGGTCGCGCATCGGGATGGCCGGTCAGTCCGTCGGCGGCGCGAGCAGCATCGCGGCCATGGTGCGCGACAAGCGCATCCGCGCCGGGGCGAACCTGGACGGCACCACCTTCGCCCCGATCCCCGAGGGCGGCCTGGCCCGGCCGTTCCTGTTCATGGGATCGCCGGCGATGCACAGCCCCGGCGGCAAGGACGGGAGCTGGGGGCGCGACTGGAAGCAGCTGACCGGCTGGAAGCGGTGGCTGGTGGTGACCGGAGCGGAGCACGCGTCCTTCACCGACGTCCCGCTGCTGGCCGAACAGCTCGGCATCGACCTCGGGTTCGCCATGACCGGAGCCCGCTCCGTGGAGATCACCCGCACCTACGTCGCCGCCTTCTTCGCCCGCCACCTCACCGGGAAGCCGCAGCCCCTGCTGGACAAGCCGTCCGCCCGCTATCCCGAGGTGACGTTCGGCGGTTAG
- a CDS encoding response regulator, which translates to MSHSLRVIIADDQALVRTGFRMILAADGIEVTAEAADGAEAVEAARRTRPDVVLMDIRMPRMDGIEATRRILADDTTGSTRVLILTTYDLDHYVYTALAAGASGFLLKDVTPEHLVAAVTLVRTGDALLAPAITRRLVERFARRDDAGPQAPHRDLSELTARELEVLRLLATGLSNVELAERLTLSPATVKTHVARILAKLGLRDRVQAVVLAYETGLVSPGAT; encoded by the coding sequence ATGAGCCACTCTCTCCGCGTGATCATCGCCGACGATCAGGCCCTGGTACGCACCGGGTTCCGGATGATCCTGGCCGCTGATGGCATCGAGGTGACGGCCGAGGCGGCAGACGGCGCCGAAGCCGTGGAGGCGGCCCGGCGTACCAGGCCGGACGTCGTCCTCATGGACATCAGGATGCCGCGCATGGACGGCATCGAGGCCACCCGGCGCATCCTGGCCGACGACACGACCGGCAGCACCCGCGTCCTCATCCTGACCACCTACGACCTCGACCACTACGTCTACACCGCGCTCGCCGCCGGGGCCAGCGGCTTCCTGCTCAAGGACGTCACCCCCGAGCACCTGGTGGCCGCGGTGACCCTGGTGCGCACCGGCGACGCCCTGCTCGCCCCGGCCATCACCCGGCGCCTGGTGGAGCGGTTCGCCCGCCGGGACGACGCCGGTCCTCAGGCCCCGCACCGGGACCTGTCGGAGCTGACCGCGCGGGAGCTGGAGGTGCTGCGGCTGCTGGCCACCGGGCTGAGCAACGTCGAGCTCGCCGAACGGCTGACTCTCAGCCCGGCGACGGTGAAGACCCACGTGGCCCGCATCCTGGCCAAGCTCGGGCTCAGGGACCGGGTCCAGGCCGTCGTGCTCGCGTACGAGACCGGGCTGGTGTCGCCGGGCGCGACGTGA
- a CDS encoding SDR family NAD(P)-dependent oxidoreductase, translating to MRSEDRVAVVTGGSRGIGRAISDRLAATGMRVVIGSRDQETAAQAVDQIKNAGGLATAVRTDITRPEAVQELFDAAESQYGRVDVWVNNAATATAGPLARATDDDFDQYLNANVRATFVALREAARRISDHGRIILISSALTVSPLPGMALLAASKAAGDQLARTLAWEVGARSVTVNSVLPGLTRTDVINTVPPHVIDDAEARTPLGRLGEPADIADVVAFLASDAARWITGQTVNAAGGMI from the coding sequence ATGCGTAGCGAGGATCGGGTCGCGGTCGTCACCGGCGGATCGCGCGGAATCGGACGGGCGATCAGCGACCGGCTGGCCGCGACGGGGATGCGCGTCGTCATCGGCTCCCGCGACCAGGAGACGGCCGCCCAGGCGGTGGACCAGATCAAGAACGCGGGCGGCCTGGCCACCGCGGTCCGCACCGACATCACCCGCCCCGAGGCGGTCCAGGAGTTGTTCGACGCGGCCGAGAGCCAGTACGGCCGGGTGGACGTGTGGGTGAACAACGCGGCCACGGCCACCGCCGGGCCACTGGCCCGCGCCACCGATGACGACTTCGACCAGTACCTGAACGCCAACGTCCGGGCCACGTTCGTGGCGCTGCGCGAGGCCGCGCGGCGCATCAGCGACCACGGCCGGATCATCCTGATCTCTTCCGCGCTGACCGTGTCGCCGCTGCCCGGCATGGCGCTGCTGGCCGCGAGCAAGGCCGCCGGTGACCAGCTCGCCCGCACGCTGGCCTGGGAGGTGGGCGCCAGGTCCGTCACGGTCAACAGCGTCCTGCCCGGCCTGACCCGCACCGACGTCATCAACACCGTGCCCCCGCACGTCATCGACGACGCCGAGGCCCGCACGCCGCTGGGCCGCCTGGGCGAGCCGGCCGACATCGCCGACGTCGTCGCGTTCCTGGCCTCCGACGCCGCCCGATGGATCACCGGCCAGACCGTCAACGCCGCCGGAGGCATGATCTGA
- a CDS encoding glycoside hydrolase family 44 protein — protein sequence MDARRRWKPRPAATLGVAVSFVAGTLTAQASLQPAAAAAGPALSVDLSAPRHPISPDIYGMNGADPAFAAEIGLPVTRWGGNASTRYNFKNHTYNTGSDWYFENIVAGPDNTVEAYVKTSQDRGSKQVVTVPMSGWVAKDSPDQHPFACGFPAARFPAQDSFDPWDAGCGNGRLDNANLTGAVPADTSIPADAAFAGEMVSHLVSQFGTAARGGVPIYELDNEPVLWSSTHRDVHPEAVSYDELGGKSTTTAAAIKAADPSAAVLGPSGWGYCEWVASGVDGCAPGADAAAHGGLNLSQWFLKNMKDYSDTHGGKRLLDYFDQHYYPQINGGKDPDSNAWRLRSTRSLWDPTYVEESWIGPSGVNAPPLQFIRKMKDWVAQYYPGTKTAITEYNWGALDDINGALAQADVLGIFGREGLDLATIWGEPQPAQPGAYAFRMYRNYDGAGSRFGDVSVSAASGDQGQLAVYGAQRSRDKALTLMVINKTGGELTAPLSIAGLHGNATAQRFTYGPADLGSIVRGDDLLVRQGRVTATYPANSITLLVLPTRRR from the coding sequence ATGGATGCTCGACGACGGTGGAAGCCGCGACCGGCCGCGACCCTCGGCGTGGCGGTGTCCTTCGTGGCGGGGACGCTGACCGCCCAGGCGTCCCTGCAGCCGGCCGCGGCCGCGGCCGGGCCCGCGCTGTCGGTGGACCTGTCCGCCCCCCGGCACCCGATCAGTCCCGACATCTACGGCATGAACGGCGCCGACCCGGCGTTCGCCGCCGAGATCGGCCTGCCGGTGACACGCTGGGGCGGCAACGCGAGCACCCGCTACAACTTCAAGAACCACACCTACAACACCGGAAGCGACTGGTACTTCGAGAACATCGTCGCCGGGCCCGACAACACGGTCGAGGCGTACGTCAAGACCAGCCAGGACCGCGGTAGCAAGCAGGTCGTCACCGTGCCGATGAGCGGGTGGGTGGCCAAGGACTCGCCCGACCAGCACCCGTTCGCCTGCGGATTCCCCGCCGCCCGGTTCCCCGCGCAGGACTCCTTCGACCCGTGGGACGCCGGCTGCGGCAACGGCCGGCTCGACAACGCCAACCTCACCGGGGCGGTGCCCGCCGACACCTCGATCCCGGCGGACGCCGCGTTCGCCGGCGAGATGGTGTCGCACCTGGTGAGCCAGTTCGGCACGGCGGCGCGCGGCGGCGTACCGATCTACGAGCTCGACAACGAGCCGGTGCTGTGGAGTTCCACGCACCGCGACGTGCACCCCGAGGCGGTCTCCTACGACGAACTGGGCGGCAAGAGCACCACGACCGCCGCGGCGATCAAGGCCGCCGACCCGAGCGCGGCGGTGCTCGGCCCGTCCGGCTGGGGATACTGCGAGTGGGTCGCGTCCGGGGTGGACGGGTGCGCGCCGGGCGCCGACGCGGCCGCGCACGGCGGGCTCAACCTGTCGCAGTGGTTCCTGAAGAACATGAAGGACTACAGCGACACGCACGGCGGCAAGCGCCTGCTCGACTACTTCGACCAGCACTACTACCCGCAGATCAACGGCGGCAAGGACCCGGACTCGAACGCGTGGCGGCTGCGCTCCACGCGTTCGCTCTGGGACCCGACGTACGTCGAGGAGTCCTGGATCGGCCCTTCGGGCGTGAACGCGCCGCCGCTGCAGTTCATCCGCAAGATGAAGGACTGGGTCGCGCAGTACTACCCCGGCACGAAGACCGCGATCACCGAGTACAACTGGGGCGCGCTGGACGACATCAACGGCGCCCTGGCGCAGGCCGACGTCCTCGGCATCTTCGGGCGCGAGGGCCTCGACCTCGCCACCATCTGGGGCGAACCCCAGCCGGCCCAGCCCGGCGCCTACGCGTTCCGGATGTATCGCAACTACGACGGCGCGGGGAGCCGGTTCGGTGACGTGAGCGTGTCGGCGGCCAGCGGCGACCAGGGGCAGCTGGCGGTCTACGGGGCGCAACGCTCCCGCGACAAGGCGCTGACCCTGATGGTCATCAACAAGACCGGCGGTGAGCTGACCGCACCGTTGTCGATCGCCGGGCTGCACGGCAACGCCACGGCGCAGCGGTTCACCTACGGCCCGGCCGATCTCGGCTCGATCGTGCGCGGTGACGACCTCCTGGTGCGCCAGGGCCGGGTCACCGCGACGTACCCGGCGAACTCGATCACCCTGCTGGTCCTGCCGACGCGCCGGCGTTGA